In one window of Prionailurus bengalensis isolate Pbe53 chromosome B3, Fcat_Pben_1.1_paternal_pri, whole genome shotgun sequence DNA:
- the LOC122467907 gene encoding olfactory receptor 11G2-like: MNISNTPNTSSTITGFILLGFPCSREGQILLFVLFSVIYLLTLMGNGSIICAVRWDQRLHTPMYILLANFSFLEIWYVTSTVPNMLANFLSDTKVISFSGCFLQFYFFFSLGSTECFFLAIMAFDRYLAICWPLHYPTIMTGRLCTNLVISCWVFGFLWFLIPIIIISQMSFCGSRIIDHFLCDPGPLLALTCTRAPAIELTSSTLSSLLLFIPFFFIVVSYALVLRAVLRVPSAAGRRKAFSTCGSHLAVVSLFYGSVMVMYVSPTSEREAGMQKMVTLFYSVVTPLINPIIYSLRNKDMKHAMKTLLRT, from the coding sequence ATGAATATCTCCAACACCCCCAACACCTCCAGCACCATCACTGGCTTCATCCTCCTGGGCTTCCCTTGCTCCAGGGAGGGGCAGATCCTCCTCTTTGTGCTCTTCTCTGTTATCTACCTCCTGACCCTCATGGGCAATGGGTCCATCATCTGTGCTGTGCGCTGGGATCAGAgactccacacccccatgtacatCTTGCTTGCCAACTTCTCCTTCCTAGAGATCTGGTATGTCACCTCCACTGTCCCCAACATGTTAGCCAACTTCCTCTCTGACACCAAGGTCATTTCCTTCTCTGGGTGCTTTCTCCAGttctactttttcttctccttgggtTCTACAGAATGCTTTTTCTTGGCCATTATGGCATTTGATCGGTACCTTGCCATCTGCTGGCCTCTACACTATCCAACCATTATGACTGGACGTCTCTGCACCAATCTTGTGATCAGCTGCTGGGTATTTGGTTTCCTCTGGTTCTTGAttcccatcatcatcatctctcaaATGTCCTTCTGTGGATCCAGGATTATTGACCACTTCCTGTGTGATCCTGGACCCCTGTTGGCCCTCACCTGTACTAGAGCCCCTGCAATAGAGTTAACTAGCTCCACCTTAAGTTCTCTGCTCTTATTTATTCCCTTTTTCTTTATCGTGGTGTCCTATGCTCTTGTTCTGAGAGCTGTGTTGAGGGTCCCTTCAGCAGCTGGACGAAGAAAAGCTTTCTCCACCTGTGGGTCCCATCTGGCAGTGGTTTCACTGTTCTATGGCTCAGTGATGGTCATGTATGTGAGCCCAACATCTGAGCGTGAAGCTGGGATGCAGAAGATGGtgactttgttttattctgtaGTTACTCCACTCATTAACCCTATAATATATAGTCTGAGGAACAAAGATATGAAACATGCTATGAAAACATTGTTGAGAACATAA